A DNA window from Castanea sativa cultivar Marrone di Chiusa Pesio chromosome 7, ASM4071231v1 contains the following coding sequences:
- the LOC142643626 gene encoding AT-hook motif nuclear-localized protein 25-like: MSGLEPAGSRYVHQLLGPELQLQRPSQPQLTDSKHSPEKDQRPSADPDAPTTSSGATSSRRPRGRPAGSKNKPKPPIIITRDSPNALKSHVLEVSAGSDIVESVSNYALHRGRGVCVLSGSGFVTNVNLRQPASPAGSVVTLHGRFDILSLTGTALPPPAPPEAGGLTIFLAGGQGQVMGGSVVSPLTASSSVLLMVASFANAVYDRLPLEEEESGVQVQPTASQTSGMTSGQLGDGGSGGSSGGVPFYNLGVSMGNYTALPGDVFGNWGSGNAARPPF; this comes from the coding sequence ATGAGTGGCTTAGAACCAGCAGGTTCTCGCTATGTCCACCAGCTCCTGGGACCAGAGCTCCAACTACAAAGACCATCACAGCCCCAACTCACAGATTCCAAACACTCTCCAGAGAAAGACCAAAGACCTAGTGCGGACCCTGATGCCCCCACTACAAGTTCAGGAGCAACCTCTAGTCGCAGGCCTCGTGGCCGTCCTGCTGGTTCCAAAAACAAGCCCAAACCACCGATAATCATCACCAGGGACAGCCCAAATGCACTGAAATCCCATGTACTTGAAGTCTCTGCAGGTTCAGACATTGTTGAGTCAGTCTCAAACTACGCCTTGCACCGTGGCCGTGGAGTTTGCGTCCTTAGTGGCAGTGGTTTTGTCACCAATGTAAATTTGCGACAGCCAGCATCACCAGCTGGGAGTGTTGTAACATTACATGGGAGGTTTGACATTTTGTCTCTGACTGGGACAGCTCTGCCACCACCAGCTCCTCCGGAAGCTGGTGGTTTGACTATTTTTTTGGCAGGTGGGCAAGGACAAGTCATGGGAGGAAGCGTGGTGTCACCTTTGACAGCTTCAAGTTCTGTGCTGTTGATGGTTGCATCATTTGCTAATGCAGTGTATGATAGGTTACCATTGGAGGAGGAAGAGTCAGGAGTGCAGGTACAGCCTACAGCTTCACAAACTTCGGGAATGACCAGTGGCCAATTGGGTGATGGAGGAAGCGGTGGCAGCAGTGGTGGTGTTCCTTTTTATAATTTGGGGGTGAGCATGGGAAATTATACAGCCTTACCTGGTGATGTTTTTGGTAATTGGGGTAGTGGCAATGCAGCTAGGCCACCATtttag